CCCACGCTGCTCATGTGGGGCAAAGATGACAGTTGGGTTCCGGTGGAGCTGGCCACACACTGGTTGAATGACCTGAGCCACGCCCGCCTTGTCACCTATGAAGGGGTTGGGCATATGCCGATGGAAGAAGCGCCTGATGAGACCCTGAGGGACGTGAGGCGCTTTCTCACGAATGGTTTGGCGGTATTTCCTGAACCGGCTGGCGATATCGACGAGGGGGTCGCGCAGGCGAACTAGGCAGTTGGGCGCTTTTTCCGATAACACCGTTTTTACGTTCAAACAGCAGCAGATAACGATGTCATGCGAGTCGGTACGCCCAGGCTGAGTCAGTCCTCTTCGAGTGCCTGCGCCATGGTTTCGAGCCACTCCAGCACCGCCGTGTCATCGGACTCGAGCACATGCAATCCAACCTGCCACAAGCCATCGTCACAGGCCCTGCACCAGACCACCTCGACCATGAGGGTATAGGCCGCTTTCGCACCGTTGCGGAATAGCTCCACATAGGCCGGCAGGATCGCTCCTTCGGTCACCTCCTCTCTTGCGACCACGCGGATACCTGTAGCGGAGAGGTCACTGGTATAACACGTAGTGACGCGGGCTTCGCGGCCTTCGTCCGGATCCGGAGATTCCAGCTCCAGGTTAACCGTGACCCGTCCTGTCAGCCGGAATTCTCGACGCTGCTCCCTATCGGTTTCAGGCTCATTGCCGAAACTGTAATCGCCGGAGCTACCAAAGCCACCAACAGTCATGATCGACCTACCCTGATTCGCCCAACCACACGCGAAAGCGTATCTTCGAATTCGGCCTCGCTGCTCATGACGCGGGCCTGGCCCTTGACGAGGGCGTCAACGAGTCCATCGACCGTCATTTCTGTCCGATTCAACCCCAGACGGTCAACAAAAACCAGTTTACCGGTCGCATTGAGACGCACGGCGAGCTTCAGCTTGCGCGGCTCGGACGGCTCGTCCTCGGTCAGCACCTCGCTGGCGACCGCTATCCAGCCACCCAACTTGAGACTGTCCACCTGCGCACGCGCCGCTGTCAGTCTCTCTTTCTCCAGGCGTACCTGTTCGGCTTCTTCCCGTGCCCTGGCTGCCGCCGCCTCCGCCGCCCTCGCTTCGGCTTCTTCCGCCTGGAGACGGGCCTCCTCTTCCTGGCGCCGCTGCTCCGCTACCTCCCGCTCTGCACGGACCTTTGCCGCCTGGGCCTCGGCTTTCTCCCGTGCTGCGCGACGTTTGACGAGCTGCGACCGCAGCACCTGCTCCATTGCCTTGACCGTCTCGCTGACAACGTCGGCAAAGTGATTGATGTCCGGCAAGCTGCGAATTCGTCCCCGAGCCAGGGCATCCTGGAACTCGGTCCAGTCCATAAGGCCCAGCTTGACGCCCTCGCCGTTGGTCCAAAGCACTTCGAGGGAATCCGTCAGGAAGGCGAAGAAATAGAGACGTTGTTCCTGGGCCCCTTCACCTTCGACGAACCAACGCCCCCGGTATACTTCGACGTCGCCCTCGTTCACTTTCGGCGGATTCAGCCAGCGAGTCTCGTAGGTATACCCGGCCACCGGCTCAAGCTCCACTGGCGTGCCCCGCAGACGAGCAACCATGGTGAGTTCGATACCCTGCAGTGCATTTTCCGGCAGCGGATCCTTGTTGACCCGCGACCAGACTTCGCCGATCTTGTCGCCCAACTGCTCACCGACCTGGTAGAGCTTGTCACGATCTTGATCCGATAAGCGCGGGTCCGAAACCCAGATCATCCATTCGAGAAGTTTGGCGGCATGGCGCGCATTGTCGCTGGCCATACCCTTTGCCCATATCACCTGCCGCAGCAAGGCCAGCCAATAGTTGTCGATAAAATGGGTGACGGCCGGCGGCAACTGGCGATTGCCCAGCGCTCGGCCGACCAGAGCCCTGGCGATTTTCTCCGCTGATCGTTGGCGAGCTGCGCCCTTTTCGGTTTCCAGCAAGCGCTGTCTCAGACGATCAATTCGCCCTTCTTTCTGGGCCTGGTCCTTTTGCCAGTCTTTGGCAAAGCGCTCGAACGGCTCGAGGGTGCGTTCGGCGAAACACTGGTCGACCACCTGGACCAAGGTATCCAGCCAGTTCAGGAGCTGACGGGCGGCGCGTCCGCCGGAATCACTCCAGCCGCGCAGTGTATGCAGGCTATCAAGCCAGTTATGTACGGGGCTGGCATCACCGACAGCGTCGGAACCCTGTTCATGGATCTGCCAGGCCAGGAGGAAGCGCAGTCGAGCAGTGCGCTGAACGAGGGTCGCGTGGAGCCCGGACTTCTGCAGGAATACGTCCATGATGCGGTCGGCGAGATAAGCCGCATTCACCTGGCGTACCGACCAGGTCATGGCGCCGGTGTCGAGCATGTCCACCACACGTTCGTCACGCTGGTCCTGCCAATAGGCGTGTAGCAATGGAACCCAGTCCGGCACGGCATCTTCACTCGGTCGGGTCACCGGATAAGGCAGCTCAGGCACCCGAATACCCTTGAGAATCGCCTGAATAACATCCGGGCTGGATGGGGCGCCACCCGCGATTTGGGCCCGTTTC
The window above is part of the Marinobacter nanhaiticus D15-8W genome. Proteins encoded here:
- a CDS encoding PilZ domain-containing protein, translated to MTVGGFGSSGDYSFGNEPETDREQRREFRLTGRVTVNLELESPDPDEGREARVTTCYTSDLSATGIRVVAREEVTEGAILPAYVELFRNGAKAAYTLMVEVVWCRACDDGLWQVGLHVLESDDTAVLEWLETMAQALEED
- a CDS encoding DUF1631 family protein; this translates as MVQKRAQIAGGAPSSPDVIQAILKGIRVPELPYPVTRPSEDAVPDWVPLLHAYWQDQRDERVVDMLDTGAMTWSVRQVNAAYLADRIMDVFLQKSGLHATLVQRTARLRFLLAWQIHEQGSDAVGDASPVHNWLDSLHTLRGWSDSGGRAARQLLNWLDTLVQVVDQCFAERTLEPFERFAKDWQKDQAQKEGRIDRLRQRLLETEKGAARQRSAEKIARALVGRALGNRQLPPAVTHFIDNYWLALLRQVIWAKGMASDNARHAAKLLEWMIWVSDPRLSDQDRDKLYQVGEQLGDKIGEVWSRVNKDPLPENALQGIELTMVARLRGTPVELEPVAGYTYETRWLNPPKVNEGDVEVYRGRWFVEGEGAQEQRLYFFAFLTDSLEVLWTNGEGVKLGLMDWTEFQDALARGRIRSLPDINHFADVVSETVKAMEQVLRSQLVKRRAAREKAEAQAAKVRAEREVAEQRRQEEEARLQAEEAEARAAEAAAARAREEAEQVRLEKERLTAARAQVDSLKLGGWIAVASEVLTEDEPSEPRKLKLAVRLNATGKLVFVDRLGLNRTEMTVDGLVDALVKGQARVMSSEAEFEDTLSRVVGRIRVGRS